The genomic DNA TGTATCATTCTGTTAGAAAAGCTACAAAAATTCACAGTTTTTCACCGGAATCGATCGCCGGGAAGAACTCAAAGATTTATAAGTATTTATGCTTGTTGAGGAACAGGTTGAACGAGCAGCGTCAGGTTCATTCTGCCTACCACGGTTACAGTTTGTTCCGGGAGCAGGGTCACGTTTTGCAGACATCGAGCAGACCACCAAATACCCTGATATTTAACACGACCGGGCTTTCCAGGCTGAATTGCTTTTTCGACAACGGCTTCATTCACGATTGTCTCCTCCAGCATAGAATTCTCCTCGAATGGTTCTAGTGTTGGTAGGGATGAATCAGAAAAAAACTGATTAAATAAGTGAGAAGAAAAGGAAAAATTGCGATCGATTCTCATAATTGAACTCCTGGGGGCTGAGCAAACGGAGAAGAAACAGCGAAGAAGAAACAAAGTAACAGACAAAAGATGAAGCTTTGCACTGATAAACCGCATCTAGACTGAACCGGATGAGTTATCCAAACGGCGGCAAAACCAATTTCCAAAACGTTATGGCAGAAACTTGATGACAGCGATCGTGGGGTTCACCGCTGAACGGATGCCTGCATTAGAACAACTGGAGCCAACAGGAACCGCTCTGGAGAGGTAAACCTCAAATTTGTCTGAAAAGCAATTGAATTAATGGAATGGTGAATGAAATGTCTTTACGCTAACAAGATGGACAAGACCTTGAGCAGTAGAGTTCCGCAAAACGACTAGAATCCCTCTGACGATAGAGCGTTTACGAAGTTGGGCAAGTGACGACGATCCGCTGCTGCCGTGATTTTCCTCAAGTAAAAATATTCAGTGTTCTGATTCGGTTTGTGCCTCAGGGTAGATTCGCTCCTGTCGTAAAATCAACGTCGAGAACAGCGCTTTCGATCGCCTGACCGTTCTGCGAAGAAGATGCACCAAGAGATGTGCTAAGAAAAGATGTGCTAAGACAAAACAAAGGGATAACCCTATTTTGGCGATCGCGATCGATCACCCTCATAAATAACCTCCCCTGACCTCTAGGGAAAACCGCATCGCGTCGCATATATTGATCTGATTCACCGATTAATCTAAAAGTCCTATGACCACCCGCCGTATTGTAGACCTGCTGAGACATGGACAGCCCGATGAAACCGTCACTATCCAGGGCTGGGTTCGGACAAAGCGCGAACAGAAGGAATTTACCTTTGTCGAAATCAACGATGGCTCCTCCATGTCAGGACTTCAGGCGATCCTGAACCAGGATTTACCGGGCTATGCCGAAGCCGTTCGCAAGCTAAATACGGGTGCTTCTGTGGCGATCGACGGGGTGCTGGTTCCCTCTCCGGGCAAGGGACAGCGGATTGAACTCCAGGCAACCTCGGTGACAGTTTACGGCGAGGCGGATGCGGAAACCTATCCCCTCCAGAAAAAGCGGCACTCCTTTGAGTTTCTGCGGGATATTGCCCATCTACGGGCGCGCACGAATACGATCGGGGCGGTCTTCCGGGTGCGAAACGCCTGCTCCACCGCAATTCATCAGTTCTTCCAGGAGCGGGGCTTCCTCTGGGTTCACACGCCGATTATTAGCGCGAATGACTGCGAAGGTGCAGGGGAATTGTTCACCATCACCACAATGGATCTGAAGCAGGTTCCCAAAACCGATGCAGGCGAAATTGACTACAGCCAGGACTTCTTTGGTAGACGGGCATTCCTGACGGTGAGCGGTCAGCTCGAAGCGGAAATTATGGCGATGGCGTTTTCCAACGTCTACACCTTTGGACCTACCTTCCGTGCAGAAAATTCCAACACCTCGCGCCACCTGGCGGAGTTCTGGATGGTAGAACCGGAGATGGCTTTCTGCGACTTAGTGGGCAACATGGATCTCGCCGAAGCATTCCTGAAGCATATCTTTCGCTATGTGCTGGAGCATTGCCCGGAAGATATGGAATTCTTTAACCAGCGCATCGACAATTCCGTTCTCGCGACCGCTAACAATATCATCAATAATGAGTTTGAACGAATTACCTACACGGATGCCATTGGAATGTTAGAAAAAGCCGATCGCAAGTTTGAATTTCCTGTCTCCTGGGGTTTAGATTTGCAGTCGGAACACGAACGCTATCTGGCAGAAGAACTGTTCAAAAAACCTGTGATCGTCACGGACTATCCCGCGCAAATCAAAGCCTTCTATATGCGCCTCAGCGACGACGAAAAAACGGTTCGCGCAATGGATATCCTCGCTCCAAAGATCGGCGAAATCGTGGGCGGTTCCCAGCGGGAAGAACGGTTGGATGTGCTTCAGCGGCGGATTCAGCAGCTCGGACTTCCTGAGGAGGATCTGTGGTGGTATCTGGATCTGCGGCGCTTCGGCACCGTTCCCCATGCAGGCTTTGGTCTGGGATTTGAACGAGTGGTGCAGTTCATGACGGGCATGACCAACATCCGCGACGTGATTCCTTTCCCCCGGACGC from Leptolyngbya ohadii IS1 includes the following:
- the asnS gene encoding asparagine--tRNA ligase, which encodes MTTRRIVDLLRHGQPDETVTIQGWVRTKREQKEFTFVEINDGSSMSGLQAILNQDLPGYAEAVRKLNTGASVAIDGVLVPSPGKGQRIELQATSVTVYGEADAETYPLQKKRHSFEFLRDIAHLRARTNTIGAVFRVRNACSTAIHQFFQERGFLWVHTPIISANDCEGAGELFTITTMDLKQVPKTDAGEIDYSQDFFGRRAFLTVSGQLEAEIMAMAFSNVYTFGPTFRAENSNTSRHLAEFWMVEPEMAFCDLVGNMDLAEAFLKHIFRYVLEHCPEDMEFFNQRIDNSVLATANNIINNEFERITYTDAIGMLEKADRKFEFPVSWGLDLQSEHERYLAEELFKKPVIVTDYPAQIKAFYMRLSDDEKTVRAMDILAPKIGEIVGGSQREERLDVLQRRIQQLGLPEEDLWWYLDLRRFGTVPHAGFGLGFERVVQFMTGMTNIRDVIPFPRTPLNAEF
- a CDS encoding NfeD family protein, which gives rise to MLEETIVNEAVVEKAIQPGKPGRVKYQGIWWSARCLQNVTLLPEQTVTVVGRMNLTLLVQPVPQQA